From the genome of Leptolyngbya iicbica LK, one region includes:
- the apcB gene encoding allophycocyanin subunit beta — protein MRDAVTTLIRNYDSRGRYLDQLALDSLKGYFDTGLARVQVATMISAKAAEIVKAAASQLFETVPELIRPGGNAYTTRRYAACLRDMDYYLRYSSYALVAGNENVLDERVLQGLRETYNSLGVPIAPTVVGIQIMKDMVKAKAAEAGMEDTSFVDQPFDHILRELSEVSV, from the coding sequence ATGCGGGATGCCGTAACGACATTAATCCGAAATTACGATTCGAGAGGCCGCTATTTGGATCAACTGGCCCTCGATTCTCTGAAAGGCTATTTTGATACTGGCTTGGCGCGGGTGCAGGTGGCGACCATGATCAGCGCTAAAGCCGCTGAAATTGTGAAAGCAGCCGCGAGTCAACTGTTTGAGACCGTGCCGGAACTGATTCGCCCCGGTGGCAATGCGTATACCACTCGTCGGTATGCTGCCTGTCTGCGCGATATGGACTACTACTTGCGCTATAGCAGCTACGCGCTGGTTGCCGGCAACGAAAATGTGCTGGATGAGCGGGTGCTGCAAGGTCTGCGCGAAACTTACAACTCCCTGGGGGTGCCCATTGCGCCCACGGTGGTCGGCATTCAAATCATGAAAGATATGGTCAAGGCCAAGGCAGCAGAAGCGGGGATGGAAGATACCAGCTTTGTTGACCAGCCGTTTGACCATATTCTGCGCGAGCTCAGCGAAGTGAGCGTTTAA
- the glnA gene encoding type I glutamate--ammonia ligase produces the protein MATAEDILKKIQDENIQLVDLKFIDLPGIWQHLTLHVSQIDADSFTDGVAFDGSSIRGWKAINESDMMMVPDPDTAWIDPFYAEPTLSMICTIKEPRTGALYERCPRAVATKAIDYLKSSGIGDTAFFGPEAEFFIFDDVRFDQNEHSAYYYVDSVEGRWNTGREEEGGNLGYKPRYKEGYFPVAPTDTSQDMRSEMLLTMASLGVPIEKHHHEVATGGQCELGIKFGELIQAADWLMIYKYCIKNVAKKYGKTVTFMPKPLFNDNGSGMHTHQSIWKDGQPMMAGDKYAGLSQTALWYIGGILKHAPALLAFTNPTTNSYKRLVPGFEAPVNLAYSQGNRSASVRIPLSGDNPKAKRLEFRCPDATSNPYLAFAAMLCAGIDGIKNQIDPGDPLDVDIYDLSPEELAKIPSTPGSLLDALKALEEDHEFLISGGVFTEDFIQNWIEYKLDNEVNPMRLRPHPYELSLYYDC, from the coding sequence ATGGCGACCGCTGAAGACATCTTGAAAAAAATTCAGGATGAAAATATCCAATTAGTCGACCTGAAATTTATCGATTTGCCGGGCATCTGGCAGCACTTGACCCTACACGTCAGCCAGATTGATGCTGATAGCTTCACCGATGGCGTCGCTTTCGACGGTTCCAGTATTCGGGGGTGGAAAGCCATTAACGAGTCCGACATGATGATGGTGCCCGATCCAGACACCGCTTGGATCGATCCCTTCTATGCGGAACCGACCTTGAGCATGATCTGCACCATCAAGGAGCCGCGGACTGGGGCGCTGTATGAGCGTTGTCCTCGGGCGGTGGCAACTAAGGCGATCGACTACCTCAAATCGAGTGGCATTGGTGATACTGCTTTCTTTGGTCCAGAAGCTGAGTTCTTCATTTTTGATGACGTTCGCTTCGACCAAAACGAGCATTCCGCTTATTACTACGTCGATAGCGTTGAAGGTCGCTGGAACACGGGCCGTGAGGAAGAAGGCGGCAACCTGGGTTACAAGCCTCGTTACAAAGAAGGTTACTTCCCTGTTGCGCCGACTGATACTTCCCAAGACATGCGCAGCGAAATGCTGCTGACCATGGCCAGCTTAGGTGTACCCATTGAGAAGCATCACCACGAAGTAGCGACAGGTGGACAGTGTGAACTGGGGATCAAGTTTGGTGAGCTGATTCAAGCGGCTGACTGGTTGATGATCTACAAGTACTGCATCAAGAACGTCGCCAAGAAGTACGGCAAGACGGTCACCTTCATGCCCAAGCCTTTGTTCAATGACAACGGTTCTGGGATGCACACTCACCAGTCCATCTGGAAAGATGGGCAGCCCATGATGGCCGGTGATAAGTACGCGGGCTTGAGCCAAACTGCTCTGTGGTACATCGGCGGCATTCTGAAGCACGCCCCGGCATTGCTCGCTTTCACAAACCCGACGACCAACTCTTACAAGCGTTTGGTGCCTGGTTTTGAGGCTCCGGTGAACCTGGCTTATTCTCAGGGCAACCGCTCGGCTTCGGTGCGGATTCCGCTCTCTGGGGATAACCCGAAAGCAAAGCGTCTGGAGTTTCGTTGCCCTGATGCAACCTCCAACCCCTACTTGGCCTTTGCTGCCATGCTTTGTGCCGGTATTGACGGCATTAAGAACCAGATTGATCCCGGTGATCCCCTCGATGTGGACATCTATGACCTCAGCCCTGAAGAACTGGCGAAGATTCCTTCAACGCCTGGTTCTTTGTTGGATGCGTTGAAAGCGCTTGAGGAAGATCACGAGTTCTTGATCTCCGGTGGTGTCTTTACTGAAGACTTCATCCAAAACTGGATTGAGTACAAGCTCGATAATGAGGTTAACCCCATGCGGTTGCGGCCTCATCCCTACGAGTTGTCTCTCTACTACGATTGCTAA
- the psbD gene encoding photosystem II D2 protein (photosystem q(a) protein) yields the protein MTIAMGRAQAQRGWFDVLDDWLKRDRFVFVGWSGILLFPCAYLAVGGWLTGTTFVTSWYTHGLASSYLEGCNFLTVAVSTPAASMGHSLLLLWGPEAQGDFVRWCQIGGLWSFVALHGAFGLIGFMLRQFEVARLVGLRPYNAIAFSAPIAVFVSVFLMYPLGQSSWFFAPSFGVAAIFRFLLFFQGFHNWTLNPFHMMGVAGVLGGALLCAIHGATVENTLFEDGDGSNTFRAFEPTQAEETYSMVTANRFWSQIFGIAFSNKRWLHFFMLFVPVTGLWMASVGVVGLGLNLRAYDFVSQEIRAAEDPEFETFYTKNILLNEGIRAWMAPTDQPHEKFVFPEEVLPRGNAL from the coding sequence ATGACCATAGCAATGGGACGAGCGCAAGCCCAGCGAGGATGGTTCGACGTTCTCGATGACTGGCTAAAGCGCGACCGATTCGTCTTCGTCGGCTGGTCTGGTATTTTGCTATTCCCCTGCGCCTACTTGGCGGTGGGGGGCTGGCTGACCGGCACCACCTTTGTAACTTCCTGGTACACCCACGGTTTAGCCTCTTCCTACTTGGAAGGGTGTAACTTCTTGACCGTGGCAGTGTCCACTCCCGCTGCCAGCATGGGCCATTCCCTGCTGCTGCTGTGGGGACCTGAGGCCCAGGGCGACTTTGTGCGCTGGTGCCAAATTGGCGGCTTGTGGAGCTTCGTCGCTCTGCACGGTGCCTTCGGCCTGATTGGCTTCATGCTGCGTCAGTTTGAAGTCGCTCGTCTGGTCGGACTGCGGCCTTACAACGCGATCGCGTTTTCCGCCCCGATTGCCGTCTTTGTCTCCGTCTTCTTGATGTACCCCTTGGGCCAGAGCAGCTGGTTCTTTGCCCCCAGCTTCGGCGTCGCAGCCATCTTCCGCTTCCTGCTGTTCTTCCAGGGCTTCCATAACTGGACGCTGAACCCCTTCCACATGATGGGGGTAGCGGGCGTCTTAGGCGGTGCCCTGCTGTGTGCGATTCACGGAGCGACCGTGGAGAACACGCTGTTTGAAGATGGCGACGGTTCCAACACCTTCCGGGCGTTCGAGCCGACCCAAGCCGAAGAGACCTACTCGATGGTGACTGCGAACCGTTTTTGGTCGCAGATTTTCGGGATTGCGTTCTCGAACAAGCGCTGGTTGCACTTCTTCATGTTGTTTGTGCCAGTGACGGGATTGTGGATGGCGTCTGTGGGCGTCGTGGGTTTGGGTCTGAACCTGCGGGCCTATGACTTCGTGTCTCAGGAAATCCGCGCGGCGGAAGACCCTGAGTTTGAGACCTTCTACACGAAGAACATTTTGTTGAATGAAGGTATCCGGGCCTGGATGGCACCGACCGACCAGCCCCACGAGAAGTTTGTATTCCCTGAAGAGGTGTTGCCTCGCGGTAACGCGCTGTAG
- a CDS encoding peptidylprolyl isomerase, with amino-acid sequence MMQQLRKWSWTLCLVVMVVGLTACTNTEDTSAASESMDETTAIDTPVEEAGEAPVASESGTVPAGLPVLNGAATVEMQINGGTVVIEVDGDRAPVTAGNFVDLVERGVYDGVSFHRVVKSPEPFVVQGGDPQSKDPSVSPQMLGTGSFTDPDTNEPRYIPLEIQPSGADSPLYSRTFDEAQIGEPPALTHTRGAVAMARSQLPDSASAQFYFALADLPFLDGSYAVFGYVTEGMDIVDNIEQGDIVESATVVSGIENLQQPE; translated from the coding sequence ATGATGCAGCAACTGCGGAAATGGAGTTGGACACTCTGTCTGGTCGTCATGGTGGTCGGCCTGACTGCCTGTACTAATACAGAAGACACCAGTGCGGCCTCTGAGTCGATGGATGAAACTACGGCGATCGATACTCCCGTTGAGGAAGCCGGCGAAGCGCCTGTTGCCTCTGAATCAGGCACAGTGCCAGCCGGGCTGCCAGTCCTGAATGGGGCGGCCACGGTGGAGATGCAAATCAATGGTGGCACCGTCGTTATTGAGGTAGATGGCGATCGCGCCCCGGTCACAGCGGGTAACTTTGTTGATTTGGTCGAACGCGGGGTTTACGACGGCGTCTCTTTTCATCGCGTCGTCAAATCGCCGGAACCCTTTGTGGTGCAAGGGGGCGACCCCCAAAGCAAGGATCCTTCGGTATCGCCTCAGATGTTAGGCACAGGCAGCTTTACTGATCCCGATACCAATGAACCTCGGTACATTCCGCTGGAAATTCAACCGAGTGGTGCTGACAGCCCGCTTTACAGTCGCACTTTTGACGAAGCCCAGATCGGCGAACCTCCGGCCTTGACTCATACGCGGGGAGCCGTAGCGATGGCGAGATCGCAGCTGCCCGATTCGGCCTCGGCCCAGTTTTACTTTGCTTTGGCAGATTTGCCTTTTCTGGATGGTAGTTATGCCGTGTTTGGTTACGTGACCGAAGGCATGGACATCGTCGATAACATTGAGCAGGGCGACATTGTTGAATCGGCCACGGTGGTGTCGGGGATTGAAAATCTCCAGCAACCGGAATAG
- a CDS encoding TIGR03960 family B12-binding radical SAM protein → MAVAVESLLNTGINKPARYLGNELGAVHKPWHEADVRWVLTYPEVYEVGASNLGHIILYSILNAQPRQLCDRAYLPAADLATKLAEADLPLFAVESRRSLPDFDILGFSLAYELGATNILEMLTLARVPLTSQERDADGPWNVETGSWPLIFAGGQTATSNPEPYAEFLDFVALGDGEELLPEIGLVIEEGKAAGLTREELLLDLAQVPGVYVPRFYDMATDGSVHPNRPDVPARVLRRVATPMPHYAIGLVPYVETVHDRLTVEIRRGCTRGCRFCQPGMLTRPARDVDTTEVVDAIEKGMRATGYNEFSLLSLSCSDYLALPAVGLEVKNRLKDDNISLSLPSQRVDRFDENIANILGGTRQTGLTFAPEAGTQRMRDIINKGLTNEELLRGVKTAYEQGWDRVKLYFMIGLPGETDADVLGIAETVRWLQQECRQKGRKPLKVNLTISNFTPKPHTPFQWHSVSTSEFLRKQELLGAEFQKMRGIKANFTDVRISAMEDFVGRGDRRLSAVVRRAWELGAGMDSWWESLERAFGAWTQAIDEAGLSWKYRQVETGEWNLMDTHTADQVSNLDSPLPWDHLDTGIDKQWLKDDLQRALEAATVPDCSFEGCSHCGICGPDFGHNVVVPPPPIPDFTGHFQPNQNRAQRIRVWLGKLGELSLLGHLDLVRLFDRAVRRAALPVAFTGGYHPGPRISPANALPLGATSTGEIVDFELTQPLELTEFRERLAAQLPADMPVYKVADVSLNDPSATKSLDQAEYVLAIALETDPELAASPDWQSWLDDILHRDEIAWEHTTKSGKKKQVNLRDRLFELTMAETAETVLMPDRLQRNNLGAQAIIRYRGSCRNDGTLLRPEHVVYMLEQAAGVPIQLLHAHRLRLILESASVTV, encoded by the coding sequence GTGGCTGTTGCCGTCGAATCGCTGCTCAACACTGGGATCAATAAACCCGCTCGCTATTTAGGAAACGAACTGGGAGCAGTGCATAAGCCCTGGCATGAGGCCGATGTGCGCTGGGTGCTCACCTATCCCGAAGTTTACGAGGTGGGCGCGTCTAACTTGGGGCACATCATTCTTTACAGCATTTTGAATGCCCAGCCCCGACAACTGTGCGATCGCGCTTACCTGCCCGCTGCCGATCTCGCCACCAAACTCGCTGAGGCCGACCTGCCCCTGTTTGCGGTGGAATCGCGGCGATCGCTCCCCGACTTCGACATTTTGGGCTTTAGCCTCGCCTATGAATTGGGCGCAACCAACATTTTGGAAATGCTGACCCTGGCCCGAGTTCCGCTGACTTCGCAGGAACGGGATGCCGATGGTCCCTGGAATGTTGAGACCGGAAGCTGGCCGCTTATTTTTGCCGGAGGGCAAACCGCGACTTCCAATCCCGAACCCTACGCCGAATTCCTCGATTTTGTCGCGCTGGGGGATGGCGAAGAACTGCTGCCCGAAATTGGCCTGGTCATCGAAGAAGGCAAAGCTGCTGGCCTAACTCGCGAGGAGTTACTGCTGGATCTCGCCCAAGTGCCCGGCGTTTATGTGCCTCGGTTCTACGACATGGCGACGGATGGCTCGGTACATCCCAACCGTCCCGATGTGCCGGCCCGCGTGCTGCGTCGGGTCGCGACACCGATGCCCCATTACGCGATCGGCTTGGTGCCCTATGTGGAAACGGTGCACGATCGCCTCACGGTCGAGATCCGCCGGGGCTGCACGCGGGGCTGTCGCTTTTGCCAACCGGGGATGCTCACTCGTCCCGCCCGCGATGTGGATACGACGGAAGTCGTGGATGCGATCGAAAAAGGGATGCGAGCCACCGGCTACAACGAATTTTCGCTGCTGTCCCTCAGTTGTTCAGATTACCTAGCGCTGCCAGCGGTGGGATTAGAGGTCAAAAATCGCCTGAAGGACGACAACATATCCCTCTCACTGCCCAGTCAGCGGGTCGATCGCTTTGACGAAAACATCGCCAACATCCTGGGGGGAACGCGCCAAACCGGGCTGACCTTTGCGCCCGAAGCCGGGACGCAGCGAATGCGCGACATCATTAATAAAGGCTTGACCAACGAAGAACTACTGCGCGGCGTGAAAACGGCCTACGAACAGGGCTGGGATCGCGTCAAGCTCTATTTCATGATTGGGTTGCCCGGAGAAACTGATGCCGATGTGCTGGGCATCGCCGAAACGGTGCGCTGGCTACAACAGGAATGTCGCCAAAAAGGCCGCAAACCCCTGAAGGTAAATCTCACCATTTCCAACTTCACGCCGAAACCCCACACGCCCTTTCAGTGGCACAGCGTCTCCACCAGCGAGTTTTTGCGGAAACAGGAACTGCTGGGGGCGGAGTTCCAGAAAATGCGGGGCATCAAAGCCAACTTCACCGACGTGCGCATTTCCGCCATGGAAGATTTTGTCGGCCGGGGCGATCGCCGCCTCTCCGCTGTTGTTCGTCGCGCCTGGGAATTAGGGGCCGGGATGGATTCTTGGTGGGAAAGTCTGGAGCGCGCCTTTGGCGCTTGGACGCAAGCGATCGATGAAGCGGGTCTTTCTTGGAAATATCGCCAGGTCGAAACCGGGGAATGGAACCTGATGGACACCCACACCGCCGATCAGGTCAGCAACCTCGACAGTCCCCTGCCGTGGGATCACCTCGACACCGGCATTGATAAACAATGGCTCAAAGATGACCTGCAACGTGCGTTGGAAGCGGCTACAGTACCGGACTGTTCCTTTGAAGGATGCTCTCACTGCGGTATCTGTGGCCCCGACTTTGGCCACAACGTCGTGGTGCCGCCGCCGCCCATTCCCGATTTCACCGGCCATTTTCAGCCCAACCAAAACCGGGCACAGCGCATTCGCGTGTGGTTGGGCAAGTTGGGGGAATTATCTTTACTCGGCCATCTGGATTTAGTGCGCCTGTTTGATCGCGCCGTACGGCGAGCCGCCCTCCCCGTGGCGTTTACTGGCGGCTATCATCCCGGCCCCCGCATCTCGCCCGCCAATGCCTTGCCCTTGGGAGCCACCAGCACCGGTGAAATCGTCGATTTTGAACTGACCCAACCGCTTGAGTTAACCGAGTTTCGGGAACGATTGGCGGCGCAGTTGCCAGCCGACATGCCCGTCTACAAAGTGGCCGACGTGTCGCTAAATGACCCCTCGGCGACGAAATCGCTGGATCAGGCGGAATATGTCTTGGCCATCGCCCTCGAGACAGATCCGGAGTTAGCGGCATCCCCTGATTGGCAGAGCTGGCTCGACGACATTCTGCACCGTGATGAGATCGCCTGGGAACACACCACAAAATCGGGCAAAAAGAAGCAGGTCAACTTGCGCGATCGCCTCTTTGAGTTGACGATGGCCGAGACGGCGGAGACGGTCCTCATGCCTGACCGCCTGCAACGGAACAATCTGGGCGCTCAAGCTATCATTCGATATAGAGGTAGCTGTCGTAACGACGGTACTCTGCTGCGTCCGGAGCATGTCGTTTACATGCTGGAGCAGGCGGCAGGCGTGCCCATTCAGCTACTCCATGCCCATCGTTTGCGGCTCATTTTAGAGTCGGCCTCGGTCACAGTCTGA
- a CDS encoding beta-ketoacyl-ACP synthase yields the protein MTVVVTGIGLVSALGANADQTWQRLLRGDSAIALRQPFSELEPRPLAMLGKQPAHLDPLLTAAAQATIQDAGLSGQLPNCGVVIGSSRGHQAQWERFLTTGLIDDWAASLPHMGAIAVARHLGSQGPVLAPMAACATGVWAIAQGADLIRSEQCDRVLVGAGEAAITPLTLAGFEQMRALATTGCYPFDQRREGLVLGEGAALLLLESEHVARDRSARIYARLLGAGLTADANHVSAPDATSYAGGLAAIRTCLERSQLAPETVDLIHAHGTSTRLNDLYENELIQAVFPPSVWVTGTKGATGHTLGASGAISAVMCVLALHHQIVPPCVGLRDPAFDLRLPQTAVPTSLTTALCFSFGFGGQNAVIAMSRP from the coding sequence ATGACGGTGGTCGTTACGGGCATCGGTTTGGTGTCGGCTTTGGGGGCCAATGCCGACCAAACTTGGCAACGCTTACTGCGAGGGGACAGTGCGATCGCCCTCCGCCAGCCATTTTCGGAACTGGAGCCAAGACCGCTGGCCATGCTGGGCAAGCAACCGGCTCATTTGGACCCGTTGTTGACCGCCGCGGCTCAAGCCACCATTCAAGACGCCGGACTGTCAGGACAGTTACCCAACTGTGGTGTCGTTATTGGCAGCAGTCGCGGGCATCAGGCCCAGTGGGAACGGTTTCTCACGACTGGCCTGATCGATGATTGGGCAGCCAGCCTGCCGCACATGGGCGCGATCGCTGTCGCTCGGCACCTGGGATCGCAAGGTCCGGTCTTGGCACCGATGGCCGCTTGCGCCACGGGGGTGTGGGCGATCGCTCAAGGGGCTGACCTGATTCGCTCGGAGCAGTGCGATCGCGTTCTCGTTGGCGCAGGCGAAGCGGCCATTACGCCGCTCACTTTGGCCGGTTTTGAGCAAATGCGGGCACTGGCGACAACGGGCTGCTACCCCTTTGATCAGCGACGCGAGGGCTTGGTACTTGGCGAAGGAGCGGCTCTGCTATTGCTGGAATCCGAGCATGTGGCCCGCGATCGCTCCGCTCGTATCTATGCTCGGCTGCTGGGAGCGGGACTCACCGCCGATGCGAATCATGTGAGTGCGCCGGATGCCACCAGCTATGCAGGCGGGTTGGCAGCCATTCGCACTTGTCTGGAACGCAGTCAGCTAGCTCCAGAAACGGTCGATCTCATCCACGCCCACGGCACCAGCACCCGGCTAAATGACCTTTATGAGAACGAATTGATCCAGGCCGTCTTTCCCCCATCCGTCTGGGTAACAGGAACGAAGGGGGCAACCGGTCATACCTTGGGGGCATCGGGAGCGATCAGCGCGGTGATGTGTGTGCTGGCACTGCATCACCAAATCGTGCCGCCTTGTGTCGGTTTGCGAGATCCCGCCTTTGATCTGAGGTTGCCCCAGACAGCTGTGCCGACCTCGTTGACCACCGCCCTCTGTTTTAGCTTTGGCTTTGGGGGCCAAAACGCAGTGATTGCCATGAGTCGGCCTTAA
- a CDS encoding photosystem I assembly protein Ycf4, protein MTASIQTSTDRVLKYSVLGARRFSNYWWATIVSLGATGFFLASLSSYLQTNLLPFADPTSLIFIPQGVAMGFYGVAGITLASYLWVIIALDVGGGYNEFNKETGQVRIFRSGFFGKNRKIEIEYPLDNVQAIRVDIREGLNPKRALYLRIKGRPDIPLTRVGQPLPLSDLENQGAELARFLQVPLEGL, encoded by the coding sequence ATGACTGCATCAATTCAAACTAGTACCGATCGCGTTTTGAAATATTCCGTTCTGGGAGCCCGCCGCTTCAGTAACTATTGGTGGGCAACGATTGTGAGCCTCGGTGCCACCGGATTTTTCTTGGCTAGCTTGTCGAGTTATTTGCAAACGAACCTACTGCCGTTTGCTGATCCCACTTCATTGATTTTTATTCCTCAAGGCGTGGCCATGGGGTTTTACGGGGTCGCGGGCATTACCCTCGCGAGCTATCTCTGGGTGATCATCGCCTTAGATGTGGGGGGCGGTTACAACGAGTTCAATAAAGAAACTGGGCAGGTGCGAATTTTTCGCTCAGGTTTTTTTGGCAAAAACCGGAAGATTGAAATTGAGTATCCCCTCGACAATGTACAGGCCATTCGCGTGGATATTCGTGAAGGCTTGAATCCAAAGCGAGCCCTCTATCTAAGAATCAAGGGTCGTCCTGATATTCCCCTGACGCGGGTGGGGCAGCCTTTGCCCTTGTCTGATCTCGAAAATCAGGGGGCGGAACTTGCTCGCTTTTTGCAAGTCCCGTTAGAAGGACTTTAA
- a CDS encoding extracellular solute-binding protein produces MDRRRLLMGLMAVMATSMTACQGRSDNTLLVAAIAGALSPQMLRDLQSRQSADIVLRLKAQESLVALFQQLQAWQAAAQSATPEAGPRRADWALLSDYWLLPAIQQELISPLDNVDAIAGWESLPDSWARLLQRSQDGLLSATGPTWGTPYRWHHLMMVYDRRFFNSLGWEPTTWSDLLRAELQERIILPDHPRLVLGLMLKAFNHSVNDPDPASHADVVSALETLRTQVKAYDTTTYLQSLVIGDAPVAVGWSGDIQPLLSRYRYLQAVAPEPGTLLSADVWTRPKGTAATATMPMSDFEQAWLSYWWQPDVVTPLSLLTQGLSPLLLADQPLDFDFELAANTVMPAPAQLQNSEFVEPLADAAIANYNQLWQQLRGRE; encoded by the coding sequence ATGGATCGACGACGTCTGCTGATGGGGCTCATGGCCGTTATGGCGACCTCTATGACCGCTTGCCAAGGTCGCTCAGACAATACTTTGCTGGTGGCCGCGATCGCGGGGGCGCTATCGCCCCAAATGCTCCGTGATCTACAGAGCCGCCAATCGGCGGACATCGTGCTCCGACTCAAAGCCCAGGAGAGTTTGGTGGCGCTCTTCCAACAGTTGCAGGCTTGGCAAGCGGCAGCTCAATCAGCCACTCCTGAGGCTGGGCCGCGTCGAGCCGATTGGGCCTTGCTGAGCGATTATTGGCTGTTGCCAGCCATTCAACAGGAATTGATCAGCCCACTGGATAATGTTGATGCCATTGCTGGCTGGGAGTCTTTACCCGACTCTTGGGCGCGTTTACTTCAGCGCAGTCAGGACGGGTTGTTGTCGGCGACTGGGCCGACTTGGGGGACGCCCTACCGCTGGCATCATCTGATGATGGTGTACGATCGCCGTTTTTTTAATTCATTAGGTTGGGAGCCCACCACCTGGTCTGATCTATTGCGAGCAGAGTTGCAAGAGCGCATCATCTTGCCTGATCATCCCCGTTTGGTGCTGGGGCTCATGCTCAAGGCATTCAATCATTCCGTGAATGATCCCGATCCGGCCAGTCATGCGGATGTGGTGTCAGCTTTGGAGACTTTACGAACGCAAGTTAAGGCCTATGACACGACGACCTATTTACAGTCGCTCGTGATTGGTGATGCGCCCGTGGCCGTGGGGTGGTCCGGTGATATCCAGCCGCTGTTGTCGCGCTATCGCTATTTGCAAGCGGTGGCTCCTGAGCCGGGTACGCTGCTATCCGCAGACGTTTGGACTCGTCCTAAGGGAACAGCCGCAACTGCAACGATGCCAATGTCTGACTTTGAGCAAGCCTGGCTCAGCTATTGGTGGCAACCCGACGTGGTAACCCCTCTAAGCCTATTGACTCAGGGGTTGTCGCCATTGTTATTGGCCGATCAGCCGTTAGACTTCGACTTTGAGTTGGCGGCGAATACGGTGATGCCTGCCCCTGCCCAGTTGCAAAACAGCGAATTTGTGGAACCTTTGGCAGATGCCGCGATCGCTAACTACAACCAGCTATGGCAGCAATTACGGGGGCGCGAATAG
- a CDS encoding class I SAM-dependent methyltransferase, producing MPDTLTKLAYQAFQEGKNYFGLGHKAIATQLRLWLRPNIKFELKSITPEFLADIDRRRQALIETDWQDAEAGIYDKSLLFDNPWQDFFQYYPAIWLDLPAIWDRAEDKQTAAFDPEIDTTLYPSYYRRNFHNQTNGYLSDLSANLYDTQVELLFGGVTDAMRRRILKPLKAALSASTTPTSSSDTQSLQRVQPKLLDVACGTARTLRMVRQVLPDASLFGIDLSPAYLRKANQLLSETPGTLPQLVQGQAEDMPYRDDFFDALVCVFLFHELPGPVRQQVIDEAYRVTKPGGTFIICDSIQRIDTPELEPIMINFPELFHEPFYRDYTYDNLSDRLTQAGFTEIDTEIHLFSKYWVARKPGA from the coding sequence ATGCCTGACACTTTGACTAAGCTGGCCTATCAAGCCTTTCAAGAGGGTAAAAATTACTTTGGCTTGGGCCATAAAGCGATCGCGACTCAACTGCGATTATGGCTGCGTCCCAACATTAAATTTGAGCTGAAATCCATCACCCCGGAATTTTTGGCCGACATTGACCGCCGTCGTCAAGCGCTGATTGAAACCGATTGGCAAGATGCCGAAGCGGGAATTTACGACAAGTCTTTATTGTTTGACAACCCCTGGCAGGACTTTTTTCAGTACTATCCTGCGATCTGGTTAGATCTTCCCGCTATCTGGGATCGCGCCGAAGACAAGCAGACTGCGGCATTTGACCCAGAGATTGATACGACGCTCTATCCCAGCTACTACCGTCGCAACTTTCATAACCAGACCAATGGATATTTGAGTGATCTTTCGGCCAACCTGTATGACACGCAGGTGGAGTTGCTGTTTGGCGGGGTGACTGACGCAATGCGGCGGCGGATTCTGAAGCCACTCAAAGCTGCCCTGTCGGCATCGACAACGCCAACATCGTCATCTGATACACAATCGCTGCAACGGGTACAGCCCAAACTGCTTGATGTCGCTTGTGGCACAGCTCGTACTCTGAGGATGGTGCGCCAAGTGTTGCCCGATGCTTCGCTGTTTGGGATTGATCTGTCGCCAGCATATTTGCGTAAAGCCAATCAGCTGCTGTCAGAAACCCCTGGCACCTTGCCGCAACTCGTGCAGGGGCAAGCAGAGGATATGCCCTACCGTGACGACTTTTTTGACGCCCTGGTGTGTGTGTTCCTGTTTCATGAGTTGCCGGGGCCGGTGCGGCAGCAAGTGATTGATGAGGCTTATCGGGTGACTAAGCCTGGCGGCACGTTCATTATCTGTGACTCGATTCAGAGAATTGATACGCCGGAGTTAGAGCCAATCATGATCAATTTTCCCGAGCTATTTCATGAACCGTTTTATCGAGACTACACCTATGACAATTTGAGCGATCGCTTGACGCAGGCGGGCTTCACGGAGATTGATACCGAGATTCACCTGTTCAGCAAATATTGGGTCGCTCGAAAACCGGGCGCTTGA